The Virgibacillus dokdonensis genome includes a window with the following:
- a CDS encoding LysM peptidoglycan-binding domain-containing protein — translation MGVYVVNQGDTLWKIAQRYGLNVQQIRTLNQLPDADKLVVGQSLVIPNPTKEYVVQTGDTLAQIAKNYHVALADLAAVNNLTETSIIYEGQLLSLPYFLYLVEPGDSIWQLAHRFGVTTAEILQVNFLVQPSIIYPGTIIRIPFPAKPKKQVCAYTIQLDQQGKQDMLMNGRLLTYVNPFSYQVNPDGSLTSLPDERILEAAKEMNVAPLLVLSNIKAGEFDSDTAAAILRDVQLQDKVITNALTIMNDKGYRGININFEYVYPEDRDRYTEFLKRMVRRLHPQGYLVTTAVAPKTSSDQQGLLYEAHDYEAQGKVVDFINLMTYEWGWAGGRPLAIAPINEVEKVLDYAVTVIPKEKIMMGIPLYGRDWKIPWQEGTRARTINTQEAVDLAFTYKEAIQYDEIYQAPNFLYTDDNGQRHEVWFEDARSIKAKYERIANYDLRGAMFWVLGIPFAQNWPVLQNQFQVMKI, via the coding sequence ATGGGAGTATATGTGGTAAATCAAGGAGATACACTTTGGAAAATAGCGCAACGCTATGGATTAAATGTACAACAAATACGTACACTTAATCAATTACCAGATGCAGATAAGCTCGTCGTTGGACAAAGCTTGGTCATACCAAATCCAACAAAAGAATACGTTGTACAAACAGGGGATACATTAGCTCAGATTGCAAAGAATTACCATGTTGCATTAGCTGATCTGGCAGCTGTTAACAACCTTACAGAAACTTCTATTATATATGAGGGGCAATTGTTATCCTTGCCTTATTTTCTCTACCTTGTTGAGCCTGGCGACTCTATTTGGCAGCTTGCACACAGATTTGGTGTAACAACAGCAGAAATTTTGCAGGTGAATTTCCTTGTTCAACCATCTATCATCTATCCAGGTACTATTATACGAATTCCTTTTCCAGCAAAGCCTAAAAAACAAGTATGTGCCTATACTATCCAATTAGACCAGCAAGGAAAGCAAGATATGTTAATGAATGGTCGATTGCTGACATATGTAAACCCATTTTCATATCAAGTAAATCCAGATGGAAGTTTAACTTCTTTACCTGATGAACGCATTTTAGAAGCGGCAAAGGAAATGAATGTAGCACCATTACTTGTATTAAGTAATATTAAAGCAGGGGAATTTGATTCAGATACAGCAGCAGCTATTTTACGAGATGTCCAGTTACAGGATAAAGTAATTACAAACGCGTTAACTATTATGAATGATAAGGGATATAGAGGCATAAATATTAATTTTGAATATGTATATCCGGAAGACCGAGATCGGTATACGGAATTTTTAAAACGAATGGTTCGTCGTTTGCATCCTCAAGGATATCTGGTAACAACAGCAGTGGCACCAAAAACGAGTAGTGACCAACAGGGATTACTATATGAAGCACATGATTATGAAGCACAAGGAAAAGTAGTCGATTTTATTAATTTGATGACGTATGAATGGGGATGGGCGGGAGGCAGGCCACTGGCCATTGCGCCTATTAATGAAGTCGAAAAAGTATTGGATTATGCAGTTACTGTCATACCAAAAGAAAAAATAATGATGGGAATCCCTTTATACGGAAGAGATTGGAAGATACCTTGGCAAGAAGGAACCCGTGCTAGAACAATTAACACACAGGAAGCTGTCGATTTAGCTTTCACTTATAAAGAAGCTATTCAATATGATGAAATTTATCAAGCGCCAAATTTTCTTTATACAGATGACAATGGGCAGAGGCATGAGGTTTGGTTTGAAGATGCTCGCAGCATAAAGGCGAAATACGAACGAATAGCTAATTACGATTTAAGAGGCGCTATGTTTTGGGTGTTAGGGATCCCGTTTGCCCAAAATTGGCCAGTCTTACAGAACCAATTCCAAGTAATGAAAATATAG
- a CDS encoding IS256 family transposase, producing the protein MNHLTTDLIEALAKKQDIEEVFRRHLEEAINQLLKHELTVFLDYEPYERKGVHSGNSRNGFYDRTFKTEYGELQLRIPRDRNGEFQQQTVAPYKRSNDTLEQFVIHLYEKGITTDEIAHLIERMYGHHYTKQTVSNLTKLVAEDVQAFHERKLENRYACIYLDATQIPIRRNTVEKESVYIAIGITEDGIKEVLDFTIAPTESAHVWEELMQELYQRGVADVLLFISDGLTGMTDAIHRVYPKAKHQVCCVHVARNIAKKVRVKDRAEILSDFKTVYHAIDKKEALQALEQFQSKWEKTYPRVIDAVVKNEQLLTFYEFPASIRRSIYSTNLIEAFNKEIKRYVKRKEQFPNKEALERFLVTRFLEYNHKFSMRCHRGFDQAKSELVALFESLENGT; encoded by the coding sequence ATGAACCATCTTACTACAGATTTAATTGAAGCACTAGCAAAAAAACAAGATATTGAAGAAGTTTTTCGCCGTCATCTAGAAGAAGCTATTAACCAATTACTAAAGCATGAATTAACTGTATTTCTGGATTACGAACCGTATGAACGCAAGGGAGTTCATTCAGGTAACTCTCGTAATGGGTTTTATGACCGTACTTTTAAGACGGAGTACGGTGAGCTACAACTTCGTATACCAAGGGATAGGAACGGAGAATTTCAACAACAAACAGTGGCTCCATATAAGCGTTCTAATGACACGCTGGAACAGTTTGTTATTCACCTTTATGAAAAGGGAATCACAACAGATGAAATCGCACATCTAATCGAACGAATGTACGGACATCATTACACCAAACAGACCGTATCTAACTTAACAAAATTGGTAGCAGAAGATGTACAAGCATTTCATGAACGTAAATTAGAAAACCGTTACGCATGCATTTACTTAGATGCTACTCAAATCCCTATCCGTCGTAACACGGTAGAGAAAGAGTCTGTATATATTGCAATTGGGATCACGGAAGACGGCATAAAAGAAGTATTAGACTTTACTATTGCACCAACAGAATCCGCACACGTATGGGAAGAATTGATGCAGGAACTATATCAGCGTGGTGTTGCAGACGTTCTGCTCTTCATCTCAGACGGTCTAACTGGCATGACAGATGCTATTCACCGTGTCTATCCTAAAGCAAAGCATCAGGTGTGCTGTGTCCATGTTGCCCGCAATATTGCTAAGAAGGTTCGTGTCAAAGACCGTGCAGAGATACTTAGTGACTTTAAAACGGTTTATCATGCCATAGACAAAAAAGAAGCCCTACAAGCGTTAGAACAGTTTCAAAGCAAATGGGAAAAGACATATCCACGTGTCATTGACGCAGTTGTAAAAAATGAACAATTATTAACATTTTATGAGTTCCCTGCCTCTATTCGACGGAGTATCTATTCGACAAATTTAATTGAAGCCTTCAATAAAGAAATAAAGAGATACGTCAAACGAAAAGAGCAGTTTCCAAACAAGGAGGCTTTAGAACGTTTTCTTGTCACGCGATTTCTAGAGTATAATCATAAATTCAGCATGCGCTGCCATCGAGGCTTTGATCAGGCAAAATCTGAATTAGTTGCCTTGTTCGAATCTCTGGAAAATGGGACTTAG
- the abc-f gene encoding ribosomal protection-like ABC-F family protein, whose product MITVSIQQVTQIIGANQIFEQITAEVKEGDRIGLIGRNGTGKSTLLQLLAKKTEPAKGRITWKKNSSVGLLLQNPIKEQESMVEMLLTEVFTDLNLLKVEMERLESLMAKEANVEKLTKLIEKYGDMQESFQERGGYEIDARIRRVMSGLQIEELATKCWKHLSGGERTKVGLAQLLLQAPDLLLLDEPTNHLDIQAIEWLTDFIRNYTGTVMIVSHDRYFLDDTVTKVWELDQGELITFATNYTNYVKEREERLLQEFQQYQDQQKKIKKMKETIKRLKEWANQANPPNDGLHRRAKSMQKALDKMTRLKRPILEHKRMQIDFKMQDRSGKDVIRLEGVSKSVQDKMLFQHVNMHVRFQERVAIIGENGTGKSMLLQIILGKIAADAGERQLGSRLSIGYLSQHMLEMEGKRTVIDEFRDHVPMEEGEARNILAQFLFYGAKVFQTTENLSGGEKTRLRLAQLMYQNHNILILDEPTNHLDIESKEMLEEALEQFDGTIIAVSHDRYFLDRLFPITYVLENKQLERIEGNYSYARKRWLHNGI is encoded by the coding sequence ATGATAACGGTAAGTATCCAACAAGTGACCCAAATAATAGGGGCCAATCAAATTTTTGAACAGATTACTGCAGAAGTGAAAGAAGGAGACAGAATTGGTTTAATTGGAAGAAATGGAACAGGGAAATCGACTTTATTGCAGTTACTTGCGAAAAAAACCGAACCTGCTAAAGGAAGAATAACTTGGAAGAAAAATAGTTCCGTTGGTTTGCTGTTGCAAAATCCTATCAAGGAACAGGAATCAATGGTTGAAATGCTACTAACGGAAGTGTTTACAGATTTAAACTTGCTAAAAGTTGAAATGGAACGTTTGGAAAGCTTGATGGCAAAAGAAGCAAACGTAGAAAAATTAACGAAGCTGATTGAAAAGTATGGAGATATGCAAGAAAGCTTTCAAGAACGTGGTGGTTATGAAATCGACGCTCGTATTCGGAGGGTCATGAGCGGCTTGCAGATAGAAGAATTGGCAACAAAGTGTTGGAAACATTTGAGTGGTGGGGAACGGACAAAAGTTGGTTTAGCTCAATTACTGTTGCAAGCACCAGACTTACTGTTGTTAGATGAGCCTACCAATCATTTGGATATTCAAGCAATCGAATGGTTAACGGATTTTATTCGCAATTACACAGGAACGGTAATGATTGTTTCCCATGATCGCTATTTTTTAGATGACACTGTCACAAAGGTTTGGGAATTAGATCAAGGAGAATTAATTACCTTTGCCACGAATTATACGAATTATGTAAAAGAACGAGAGGAAAGGCTGTTACAGGAATTTCAGCAATATCAAGATCAGCAAAAGAAAATAAAGAAAATGAAAGAAACCATAAAACGATTGAAAGAATGGGCAAATCAAGCGAATCCACCAAATGATGGATTACATCGCAGGGCAAAGAGTATGCAAAAAGCCTTGGATAAAATGACGCGGTTAAAACGCCCCATATTGGAGCATAAACGTATGCAAATCGATTTTAAAATGCAAGATCGCAGCGGAAAAGATGTTATTCGGCTGGAAGGTGTTTCAAAAAGTGTGCAAGATAAAATGCTTTTTCAGCACGTGAATATGCATGTACGCTTTCAAGAGCGAGTGGCAATTATTGGTGAAAATGGTACGGGTAAATCAATGCTATTGCAAATAATATTAGGGAAGATAGCAGCAGATGCAGGAGAACGGCAATTAGGTAGTCGTTTGTCTATTGGCTATTTGTCGCAGCATATGCTAGAGATGGAAGGGAAACGCACGGTAATTGATGAATTCCGCGACCATGTTCCAATGGAGGAGGGAGAGGCGAGAAATATATTGGCTCAATTTCTTTTTTATGGCGCAAAGGTATTTCAAACGACGGAAAACTTAAGCGGAGGAGAAAAGACACGTTTGCGTCTTGCCCAATTAATGTATCAAAATCATAATATCCTAATTTTAGATGAACCGACAAATCATTTGGATATAGAGTCGAAAGAAATGTTAGAAGAAGCATTAGAACAGTTCGATGGTACGATTATTGCTGTATCCCATGACCGTTACTTTTTGGATCGACTTTTTCCAATCACATATGTATTAGAAAATAAGCAACTGGAAAGAATTGAAGGAAATTACAGCTATGCTCGAAAACGTTGGCTCCATAACGGAATTTAA
- a CDS encoding ABC transporter ATP-binding protein: MIAIENVCVSYTHLETAILQNVHLHISSGEWVSVVGPSGSGKTSLLKVIAGSLKNMEGHVTINDTPIYTLPTNERHAFLRNKVATVYQQFRLLPQFSVLENVMLPLLPYQKRKHLKDKAIQLIDEIGLHHRITHFPHQLSGGEQQRVAFARALLSEPTILLCDEPTGNLDSANRDIIIQLLKQIHAKGKTIILATHDPIVAEQADRTITIQDGVIHEGEVVE; encoded by the coding sequence TTGATCGCAATAGAAAACGTCTGTGTATCCTATACTCATCTGGAAACAGCTATTTTACAAAATGTTCATTTACATATTTCATCTGGTGAATGGGTGTCGGTTGTTGGGCCTTCTGGCTCTGGGAAGACATCTTTGTTAAAAGTTATCGCTGGTTCATTAAAAAATATGGAAGGGCATGTCACTATAAACGATACCCCCATTTATACGTTGCCGACCAATGAACGACATGCTTTTTTACGTAATAAAGTAGCTACAGTATACCAACAATTTCGCTTATTACCACAATTTTCCGTCTTAGAAAATGTCATGTTGCCATTATTACCATATCAAAAACGAAAACATCTTAAAGATAAGGCAATACAGTTAATTGACGAAATCGGGTTACACCACCGGATAACCCATTTTCCCCATCAGTTATCTGGGGGTGAACAGCAACGGGTTGCTTTTGCGAGAGCACTGTTGTCAGAACCGACTATACTACTATGCGATGAACCAACAGGCAATTTGGACAGCGCAAATCGGGATATTATTATACAGTTATTAAAACAAATCCATGCCAAAGGAAAAACAATTATACTAGCTACGCATGACCCGATTGTTGCCGAACAAGCAGATCGTACTATAACCATTCAAGACGGAGTAATCCATGAAGGGGAAGTTGTGGAATGA
- a CDS encoding aldo/keto reductase, whose product MHYITLNNGLRMPQLGFGVWQVSDEEATKAVEKAIEVGYRSIDTAKIYDNERGVGRALANTSVPREELFITTKVWNSDQGYENTLRAFEESLDKLGLDYVDLYLIHWPTPAFDQYVETYKALEKLYQDGRVKAIGVCNFNKEHLQRLLDECEVVPTVNQVECHPYLQQQELQHFCDQHHIYVEAWSPLMQGGAVLQNAEITRIAQAHQKTPAQIVLRWHLQANHIVIPKSVTPSRIKENFAVFDFELGSEEMDAISKLDRGERKGPKPSEMNSR is encoded by the coding sequence ATGCATTACATTACCTTAAACAATGGTTTACGTATGCCACAACTTGGCTTTGGTGTATGGCAAGTGTCTGATGAAGAAGCAACAAAAGCAGTTGAAAAAGCAATCGAAGTGGGATATCGGTCCATCGACACAGCTAAAATTTATGACAATGAGCGTGGAGTTGGAAGAGCACTAGCTAATACCTCTGTGCCTAGAGAAGAATTGTTTATTACAACAAAGGTTTGGAATAGTGATCAAGGTTATGAAAACACGCTTCGTGCTTTTGAGGAAAGTCTTGATAAGCTTGGATTAGATTACGTAGATTTATACTTAATCCACTGGCCAACACCTGCATTTGATCAATATGTTGAAACTTATAAAGCATTGGAAAAATTGTATCAAGATGGTCGTGTGAAAGCGATCGGTGTTTGCAATTTTAACAAGGAACATTTACAACGGTTGTTGGATGAGTGTGAGGTTGTTCCAACGGTTAATCAAGTTGAATGTCATCCATACTTGCAGCAACAAGAGTTACAGCATTTTTGTGATCAACATCATATTTATGTCGAAGCTTGGAGTCCCCTTATGCAAGGTGGCGCAGTGCTGCAGAATGCAGAAATTACAAGGATTGCCCAAGCGCATCAAAAAACACCTGCTCAAATCGTGTTGCGTTGGCACTTGCAAGCGAACCATATTGTTATACCGAAATCGGTAACACCTTCACGAATAAAGGAAAACTTCGCTGTTTTTGATTTTGAACTGGGATCAGAGGAAATGGATGCCATTTCTAAATTGGACCGAGGCGAACGAAAAGGACCAAAGCCGAGCGAAATGAATAGTCGCTAA
- a CDS encoding methyl-accepting chemotaxis protein yields the protein MKNKKVHTKEKKQKNWRKKVVFAWGNLRIHKKYLSVFFLTIALMLTSSIIVYVQLKGGQQDIHRVNELQEQTDQISQLAIIIQAKDVQSADYLITGNDKYFTNFEAYQKEFEQVAQQLNKTMDDKSQKAILNDIVDKNESIDKAFMERMVTSVEEGREQFANTIRHYSGGLREDTLTLVNNLLDQTQQQQARAIAETENSSNRSVYILAFSNLLSLAIGIPLMIMISRGITSRLQSIVHTTKDIANGNLHIQQEETKSKDEIGQLAQAVHRMRDRIRTIIQSVQSVSSSVSAQSEQLTKSASEVKESNHQIATTMEELASGTEMQATGASELSDNMNHFVDNVHISEQRGSEVMTDASEVRKWTTESSTFMQQSVQQMNQIDTIVEEAVTQVKGLDNQSSQISKLVKVIRDIAEQTNLLSLNAAIEAARAGEHGRGFAVVADEVRKLSEQVAQSVGEITTIVQRIQSETSDVVSSLNRGYDEVKNGKQQIEDTGANFQQMNNAITGMIEKMQAITMKLKENTETSKDMEQLVKEMASISQESAAGVEEVAASTEETTGTMEQVSHNIEELAELARDLHKQVNVFKL from the coding sequence ATGAAAAACAAAAAAGTCCATACAAAGGAAAAAAAGCAAAAGAACTGGAGAAAAAAAGTCGTTTTTGCTTGGGGAAATCTACGCATTCATAAAAAATATTTATCGGTTTTCTTTTTAACAATTGCTTTAATGCTTACTTCTTCTATCATTGTATATGTGCAGTTAAAAGGAGGACAACAAGATATTCATAGAGTGAATGAACTACAGGAACAAACAGACCAAATTTCCCAATTAGCAATCATTATTCAGGCGAAAGATGTACAATCCGCCGACTATTTAATTACTGGGAATGATAAATATTTTACTAATTTCGAAGCCTATCAAAAGGAATTCGAGCAAGTTGCCCAACAATTAAATAAAACGATGGATGATAAAAGTCAGAAAGCTATTCTTAACGATATTGTCGATAAAAACGAGTCCATCGATAAAGCATTTATGGAGCGGATGGTAACCTCTGTCGAAGAAGGAAGAGAACAATTCGCTAACACTATTCGTCACTATTCGGGAGGATTGCGAGAAGACACACTGACACTTGTCAATAATCTTCTCGATCAAACGCAACAACAACAAGCTAGAGCCATTGCTGAAACAGAAAACAGCTCAAACAGGAGTGTATACATACTAGCATTCTCCAATCTATTATCGCTAGCTATCGGTATACCACTAATGATTATGATTAGCCGTGGCATTACTTCCAGATTGCAAAGCATTGTTCACACTACAAAAGATATAGCAAATGGAAATTTGCATATACAACAGGAAGAGACTAAATCGAAGGATGAAATTGGACAACTAGCTCAAGCTGTACATAGGATGCGAGATCGAATACGAACAATTATTCAGAGCGTCCAAAGCGTTTCTTCCTCTGTATCTGCACAAAGTGAGCAATTAACGAAATCAGCTAGTGAAGTGAAAGAAAGTAACCATCAAATCGCTACAACGATGGAAGAATTAGCTAGCGGTACAGAAATGCAAGCAACAGGCGCAAGTGAACTATCTGACAATATGAATCACTTCGTTGATAATGTACACATTTCTGAACAAAGAGGAAGCGAAGTAATGACAGATGCTAGCGAAGTGCGAAAATGGACGACAGAAAGTTCTACCTTCATGCAACAATCTGTCCAGCAAATGAACCAGATTGACACCATTGTAGAAGAAGCAGTAACGCAAGTAAAAGGCTTGGATAATCAGTCAAGTCAAATATCCAAACTTGTGAAAGTCATACGAGATATTGCAGAACAGACGAATTTGCTCTCGTTAAATGCCGCCATTGAAGCTGCAAGAGCTGGTGAACATGGTAGAGGTTTTGCCGTAGTAGCAGATGAAGTTCGAAAGCTTTCAGAACAAGTTGCGCAATCTGTCGGTGAAATTACTACCATCGTGCAGCGGATTCAATCGGAGACAAGCGACGTCGTTTCTTCTTTAAATCGAGGTTATGATGAAGTAAAAAACGGAAAGCAACAGATTGAAGATACAGGAGCTAACTTCCAACAAATGAATAATGCGATAACGGGTATGATTGAAAAAATGCAAGCTATTACCATGAAACTAAAAGAGAATACAGAAACAAGTAAAGATATGGAGCAACTCGTTAAAGAAATGGCTTCTATCTCACAGGAATCAGCAGCTGGAGTAGAAGAAGTTGCTGCTTCTACCGAAGAGACAACTGGTACTATGGAGCAAGTTTCGCACAATATTGAAGAATTAGCAGAATTAGCTAGAGACCTTCATAAACAAGTGAATGTCTTTAAGCTTTGA